From Suncus etruscus isolate mSunEtr1 chromosome 6, mSunEtr1.pri.cur, whole genome shotgun sequence, one genomic window encodes:
- the HAND1 gene encoding heart- and neural crest derivatives-expressed protein 1 translates to MNLVGSYAHHHHHHHPHPAHPMLHDPFFFGAASRCHQERPYFQGWLLSPADAAPDFPAGAPPPAAAAAFGPDARAAASPGRLEALGGRLGRRKGAGPKKERRRTESINSAFAELRECIPNVPADTKLSKIKTLRLATSYIAYLMDVLAKDAQAGDPEAFKAELKKADGGRESKRKRELPQHQEAFPATLGPGEKRLKGRTGWPQQVWALELNQ, encoded by the exons ATGAACCTCGTGGGCAGCTACgcgcaccaccaccaccaccaccacccgcaCCCCGCGCACCCCATGCTGCACGACCCCTTCTTCTTCGGCGCCGCCTCGCGCTGTCACCAGGAGCGGCCCTACTTCCAGGGCTGGCTGCTGAGCCCGGCCGACGCGGCCCCCGACTTCCCCGCCGGcgccccgccgcccgccgccgccgccgctttCGGCCCGGACGCCAGGGCCGCCGCGAGCCCCGGGCGGCTGGAGGCGCTGGGGGGCCGCCTGGGCCGCCGGAAAGGCGCGGGGCCCAAGAAGGAGCGGCGGCGCACGGAGAGCATCAACAGCGCCTTCGCCGAGCTGCGCGAGTGCATCCCCAACGTGCCCGCCGACACCAAGCTCTCCAAGATCAAGACGCTGCGCCTGGCCACCAGCTACATCGCCTACCTGATGGACGTGCTCGCCAAGGACGCGCAGGCCGGCGACCCCGAGGCCTTCAAGGCCGAGCTCAAGAAGGCGGACGGTGGCCGCGAGAGCAAGCGAAAACGGGAGCTG ccacaGCACCAAGAAGCCTTCCCGGCCACGCTGGGCCCTGGTGAGAAGAGGCTCAAGGGGCGCACAGGCTGGCCTCAGCAGGTGTGGGCACTGGAGTTAAACCAGTAA
- the SAP30L gene encoding histone deacetylase complex subunit SAP30L, with the protein MNGLGAAAAAAAAEEGDEDEDARPAPPAAPAGPGVQGGQSCCLIADGRRCGRPAGNASFSKRVQKSVSQKRLRLDIDRAVRHLYICDFHKNFIQSVRNKRKRKTSDDGGDSPEQDVDVPEVDLFQLQVNTLRRYKRHYKLQTRPGFNKAQLAETVSRHFRNIPVNEKETLAYFIYMVKSNKGRLDQRAEGGKPE; encoded by the exons ATGAACGGCCtcggcgcggcggcggcggcggcggcggcggaggaggGGGACGAGGACGAGGACGCCCGCCCGGCGCCGCCCGCCGCGCCCGCCGGCCCCGGCGTCCAGGGCGGCCAGAGCTGCTGCCTCATCGCCGACGGCCGGCGCTGCGGGCGGCCCGCGGGCAACGCGTCCTTCAGCAAGCGCGTGCAGAAGAGCGTCTCGCAGAAGAGGCTGCGGCTGGACATCGACCGCGCC GTGAGGCATCTTTACATCTGCGACTTCCACAAGAACTTCATCCAGAGTGTGCGCAACAAGAGGAAGCGGAAGACCAGTGACGATGGAGGCGACTCTCCTGAGCAGGACGTGGATGTGCCTgag GTGGACCTGTTTCAGCTGCAGGTGAACACTCTTCGGCGTTATAAACGCCATTACAAGCTACAGACCCGGCCTGGCTTCAATAAGGCACAGCTGGCGGAA ACGGTGAGTCGGCACTTTCGGAACATCCCTGTGAATGAGAAGGAGACCCTGGCCTACTTTATCTACATGGTGAAGAGCAACAAAGGGCGGCTGGACCAGCGGGCGGAGGGCGGCAAGCCTGAGTGA